Proteins encoded within one genomic window of Akkermansiaceae bacterium:
- a CDS encoding prepilin-type N-terminal cleavage/methylation domain-containing protein, protein MKTLPTNVRRKRGFTLIELMVAMTITTMIVTVLVSITAIALDTWTRSRSEIRASRQAKSMLDTMARDLEALVNRRGANTEWLSAVTEPVEAKGAVPAIDSPSSSSLIFYTSPTDRYNGEVSEEAKTVGDVSCVGYQLKYQDPIQAQGSKEIPTFVLYRNLVDPDKTYDKLLSKSNRTATSLRSMFDEAFGSETDDPNNFVCENIFQFTITLHVRVERSFARGASTVDVPITLGGANATATEFRLEAGNIITDFSARSTEVTDDELKAGSLTSVEVSMSVLTDFGVEQMRVRSFKTPTEQADFLTKNSYHYSKLVPVATP, encoded by the coding sequence ATGAAAACCCTTCCAACCAACGTCCGCCGCAAGCGGGGCTTCACCCTCATCGAGCTCATGGTGGCGATGACGATCACGACCATGATCGTGACCGTCCTTGTCTCGATCACGGCCATCGCCCTCGATACCTGGACCCGCAGCCGCTCTGAGATCCGTGCGAGCCGCCAGGCGAAGTCCATGCTGGATACCATGGCGCGGGATCTCGAGGCGCTGGTGAACCGGCGCGGTGCCAACACCGAGTGGCTTTCCGCCGTCACCGAACCCGTCGAGGCAAAGGGGGCCGTTCCGGCCATCGACAGCCCGAGTTCCTCCAGCCTGATCTTCTACACCTCCCCGACGGACCGCTACAATGGAGAGGTTTCCGAAGAGGCGAAAACCGTCGGGGATGTTTCCTGCGTCGGCTACCAGTTGAAGTACCAGGACCCCATCCAGGCTCAAGGCTCGAAGGAGATCCCCACCTTCGTGCTCTACCGGAACCTGGTGGACCCGGACAAGACGTATGACAAGCTGCTTTCCAAGTCGAACCGCACCGCGACCAGCCTGCGCTCGATGTTCGACGAGGCATTCGGCTCGGAAACCGATGACCCGAACAACTTTGTCTGCGAGAACATCTTCCAGTTCACCATCACGCTTCATGTGAGGGTGGAACGCTCTTTCGCCCGGGGTGCCTCCACCGTGGATGTGCCGATCACCCTTGGCGGTGCCAACGCAACCGCCACCGAGTTCCGCCTGGAGGCCGGGAACATCATCACGGACTTCAGCGCCCGTTCGACGGAAGTCACGGATGACGAACTCAAGGCCGGATCCCTCACCTCCGTGGAGGTGTCCATGTCGGTCCTGACGGACTTCGGTGTGGAGCAGATGCGCGTGCGCTCCTTCAAGACCCCCACCGAGCAGGCGGATTTCCTCACGAAGAACTCCTACCACTACTCCAAGCTGGTCCCCGTCGCCACTCCCTGA
- a CDS encoding four helix bundle protein gives MFGFEKLEVWQKAIAFADTVYSVTRGFPSDERFGLTNQMRRAAVSISCNIAEGSARLSRKDFSRFIEIASGSLFEVVSQAHMGRNQAFLSEEQFQTLYSAAEEQSRMLSGLRRSLLSES, from the coding sequence ATGTTCGGTTTTGAAAAGCTGGAGGTCTGGCAGAAAGCGATTGCCTTCGCTGATACGGTTTATTCCGTGACACGCGGCTTCCCTTCCGACGAACGGTTCGGATTGACCAACCAGATGCGCCGCGCAGCAGTCTCTATTTCGTGCAACATCGCGGAAGGAAGCGCCCGCTTGTCCCGCAAGGACTTCAGCCGCTTCATCGAGATCGCTTCCGGATCGCTGTTCGAGGTTGTTTCGCAAGCTCACATGGGAAGAAACCAAGCCTTTCTTTCGGAAGAACAATTCCAGACACTTTACTCCGCCGCCGAGGAACAGAGCAGAATGCTCAGCGGCCTCCGTCGTTCCTTGTTGTCCGAATCCTGA
- a CDS encoding DUF456 domain-containing protein — MWDAISGWDYWGGVGAGVAWVVTLCLMVAGLVGCVLPVLPGHLIILIGAIAHRLMLGREGSGLEWWSFLVLGLLLAASQAFEIASGAAGTRWFGGTRWGAVGAFAGSIVGMFFFPFGLLLGPLIGAFAAEMLFAKKKPTFAASSGVGSVVGTIAGMVVKIVVGVLMILWFVADVFWIG; from the coding sequence ATGTGGGATGCGATCTCCGGATGGGACTACTGGGGCGGTGTTGGCGCTGGCGTAGCCTGGGTGGTGACCCTCTGCCTGATGGTGGCCGGGCTGGTCGGCTGCGTGCTGCCGGTCCTGCCGGGCCATCTCATCATCCTGATCGGCGCGATCGCCCATCGGCTGATGCTGGGGCGGGAAGGTTCCGGGCTGGAGTGGTGGTCTTTCCTGGTGCTGGGACTGCTGCTTGCCGCTTCCCAGGCGTTCGAGATCGCCAGCGGCGCGGCGGGCACCCGCTGGTTCGGCGGCACCCGGTGGGGGGCGGTCGGCGCGTTCGCCGGCAGCATCGTGGGGATGTTCTTCTTTCCCTTCGGCCTCCTGCTCGGACCCTTGATCGGCGCGTTCGCGGCGGAGATGCTGTTTGCGAAAAAAAAGCCCACCTTCGCGGCCAGTTCCGGTGTCGGCTCGGTGGTGGGGACCATCGCCGGGATGGTGGTGAAGATCGTCGTCGGGGTACTGATGATCCTCTGGTTCGTGGCGGATGTGTTCTGGATCGGGTGA
- a CDS encoding bile acid:sodium symporter family protein, with protein sequence MPADFLKTVLLPAGLIFIMFGMGLGLTAADFKRVILSPKAKLVGCAAQLLALPILAFTIATVFRMPGDLAAGLMLIAVCPGGVTSNVISHLSRGDIPLSVTLTAISSVVTVFTIPLLMKLSMTHFLGSHAVIELPFLKTFIQLFAVTLLPIIIGMVVHARLPGFSQRMARPVNLFSIIFLAVVILAAVLKEKDLGAQIAIAGPAVAALNISGMVLGFALAMWFGLPRAQRVTISIEVGIQNATLALAIALGILESPRLAIPAVVYGLFMFFTGAAMIAIFGRKPRSA encoded by the coding sequence ATGCCCGCTGATTTCCTCAAAACCGTCCTCCTGCCCGCCGGTCTCATCTTCATCATGTTCGGCATGGGACTCGGCCTCACCGCCGCGGATTTCAAGCGCGTGATCCTTTCCCCGAAGGCGAAGCTCGTCGGCTGCGCGGCGCAGCTCCTGGCCCTCCCCATCCTCGCTTTCACCATCGCCACCGTGTTCCGCATGCCGGGAGACCTCGCCGCCGGGCTGATGCTCATCGCCGTCTGTCCGGGAGGGGTGACTTCGAACGTGATCAGCCATCTTTCGCGCGGCGACATCCCTCTTTCCGTCACGCTCACCGCCATCTCCAGCGTGGTCACCGTCTTCACCATCCCGCTCCTGATGAAGCTGTCCATGACCCACTTCCTGGGCAGTCACGCGGTCATCGAGCTTCCTTTCCTGAAGACCTTCATCCAGCTCTTCGCAGTCACCCTCCTCCCCATCATCATCGGCATGGTCGTCCATGCGCGGTTACCCGGCTTCAGCCAGCGGATGGCCCGGCCGGTGAACCTCTTCTCCATCATCTTCCTCGCGGTGGTCATCCTCGCCGCCGTGCTGAAGGAAAAGGACCTCGGCGCGCAGATCGCCATCGCCGGTCCCGCCGTCGCAGCCCTCAACATCAGCGGCATGGTGCTGGGCTTCGCCCTCGCCATGTGGTTCGGCCTTCCGCGCGCCCAACGCGTCACCATCTCCATCGAGGTCGGCATCCAGAACGCCACCCTCGCCCTGGCCATCGCGCTGGGCATCCTGGAAAGCCCGCGGCTGGCCATCCCCGCCGTCGTCTATGGTTTGTTCATGTTCTTCACGGGTGCCGCCATGATCGCCATCTTCGGCAGGAAGCCACGTTCCGCCTGA
- a CDS encoding LLM class flavin-dependent oxidoreductase, producing MKKLGFLSFGHWTPSPHSGTRSASDALLQSIDLAVAAEELGMDGAYFRVHHFARQLASPFPLLAAIGARTERIEIGTGVIDMRYENPLYMVEDAGAADLISGGRLQLGISRGSPEQVIDGWRYFGMEPDEGETEQDMARKSTEAFLKHLSGHGFAKPHPRPMFPNPPGLLRLEPHSEGLRERIWWGSASNATAVWAAKMGMNLQSSTLKWDETGEPFHVQQAKQIRAFREAWKEAGHAREPRVSVSRSIFALMDDRDRHYFGAEGSRAKDETGVIDETTAIFGRSYAAEPDRLIELLKADEAIAEADTLLLTVPNQLGVEYNVHVLRSLLEHVAPGMGWR from the coding sequence ATGAAGAAACTCGGTTTCCTTTCGTTCGGCCACTGGACGCCATCGCCGCATTCGGGGACTCGGTCGGCATCGGACGCGCTGTTGCAGTCCATCGACCTCGCGGTGGCGGCGGAGGAACTGGGAATGGATGGCGCTTATTTCCGCGTGCACCATTTCGCGCGGCAGTTGGCATCGCCTTTCCCGTTGCTCGCGGCCATCGGTGCGCGGACGGAGCGGATCGAGATCGGCACGGGGGTGATCGACATGCGGTATGAGAATCCGCTCTACATGGTCGAGGATGCGGGGGCGGCGGATCTCATTTCGGGCGGACGCCTGCAACTCGGCATCAGCCGGGGTTCCCCGGAGCAGGTCATCGACGGCTGGCGGTATTTCGGCATGGAGCCGGATGAAGGGGAGACCGAGCAGGACATGGCGCGGAAATCGACCGAGGCATTCCTGAAGCATCTGTCCGGCCATGGTTTCGCGAAGCCGCACCCGCGGCCCATGTTCCCGAATCCACCGGGCCTGCTGCGGCTGGAACCGCATTCGGAAGGACTGCGGGAGCGGATCTGGTGGGGTTCCGCATCGAACGCGACGGCGGTGTGGGCCGCGAAGATGGGCATGAACCTGCAGAGTTCCACATTGAAGTGGGACGAGACGGGCGAACCGTTCCACGTGCAGCAGGCCAAGCAGATCCGCGCCTTCCGGGAGGCATGGAAAGAGGCGGGTCATGCCCGCGAGCCGCGTGTTTCCGTCAGCCGGTCGATCTTCGCCCTGATGGATGACCGGGACCGCCACTACTTCGGTGCGGAGGGAAGCCGGGCGAAGGATGAGACGGGCGTCATCGATGAAACCACCGCCATCTTCGGACGTTCGTATGCGGCGGAGCCGGACCGGCTGATCGAACTGCTGAAAGCCGACGAGGCGATCGCGGAGGCGGACACCCTGCTGCTGACCGTGCCGAACCAGCTTGGCGTGGAGTATAACGTCCACGTGCTCCGTTCACTTCTGGAGCATGTGGCCCCCGGCATGGGGTGGCGCTGA
- a CDS encoding D-alanyl-D-alanine carboxypeptidase encodes MIVRLFSLLAVFLPLSLAAQAPESVMVVEAYSGKILVASNAGQKRPVASLNKIATAVVAIDWATASDRDIATVMITAPQTVSLVGGPNPMNLQPGDRLSLRDALYSALLGSDNLAALTIADHVGRDLLARRGRGGDPVAAFVAEMGRLGQAVGMTQTNFVNPHGLDIRNTKGYSTAADMAKLSVYAMRRNAFNFIVRQPNRNVTVSGAGGNRKFLVRNTNQLVGEPGILGIKTGTTNAAGQCLAVCMDREPLVRMKADGNKGATPRRLIVIILNNPQRFDRARSLIRQGWSIYDPWLAAGAPVNDPKREILAIPPAQ; translated from the coding sequence ATGATCGTCCGCTTATTTTCACTGCTCGCCGTTTTCCTGCCCCTTTCCCTGGCCGCGCAGGCACCGGAAAGCGTGATGGTGGTGGAGGCCTACTCGGGGAAAATCCTCGTCGCCTCGAACGCCGGCCAGAAAAGGCCCGTCGCCAGCCTGAACAAGATCGCCACCGCGGTCGTTGCGATCGACTGGGCGACCGCTTCCGACCGTGACATCGCCACGGTCATGATCACCGCTCCCCAGACCGTATCCCTCGTTGGCGGGCCGAATCCCATGAACCTCCAGCCGGGCGACCGCCTTTCGCTGAGGGATGCGCTCTATTCCGCGCTGCTCGGGTCGGACAACCTGGCCGCCCTCACCATCGCGGACCATGTCGGCCGTGATCTCCTTGCCCGCCGCGGGAGGGGCGGGGATCCGGTGGCGGCGTTCGTCGCGGAAATGGGGCGGCTCGGCCAGGCCGTGGGCATGACCCAGACAAATTTCGTGAACCCCCACGGACTGGATATCCGGAATACCAAGGGCTACTCCACCGCCGCGGACATGGCGAAGCTGTCCGTCTATGCCATGCGGCGCAACGCCTTCAATTTCATCGTCCGCCAGCCGAACCGGAACGTGACGGTTTCCGGGGCGGGAGGGAACCGGAAGTTCCTCGTCCGGAACACCAACCAGCTCGTCGGGGAACCCGGCATCCTGGGGATCAAGACCGGCACCACCAATGCGGCGGGCCAGTGCCTCGCCGTCTGCATGGACCGTGAGCCGCTCGTCCGCATGAAGGCGGACGGCAACAAGGGTGCCACCCCGCGGCGGCTGATCGTCATCATCCTCAACAATCCGCAACGCTTCGACCGGGCCCGCTCGCTCATCCGCCAGGGTTGGTCGATTTATGATCCATGGCTGGCCGCAGGTGCCCCGGTCAACGATCCCAAGCGTGAAATCCTTGCGATTCCTCCGGCGCAGTGA
- a CDS encoding 6-phosphofructokinase, whose protein sequence is MRIGILNSGGDCPGLNAVIHGVVGAADQLGWEVIGFRDGFEGLLPPGDYKVLKPKDTIGILKLGGTILGTTNKGHFAAKVGKGDVAEVSEMIIAKAKRTMDQLGIEALVIVGGDGSLTTGLQLYRAGWPIVGVPKTIDNDLSATAMTFGFDSAVTSVVDGLDRLHTTAESHKRVMVLEVMGRHAGWIALWGGIAGGANVILLPEVPFSMEKVADFIKQRDAQGHHSTLVVVAEGAKLPDGDLVTLSGNAGGEIRLGGIGECVAKRLEALTGKDTRACTLGHLQRGGAPTALDRILGVRFGVMAVKLAEEGAFGRMVSYQAYHVDSVPIEEAVNKLRLVEPDGELVQAAKAVGICLGD, encoded by the coding sequence ATGCGAATCGGTATTCTCAACAGCGGCGGCGACTGCCCCGGACTCAATGCGGTGATCCACGGTGTGGTGGGTGCGGCTGACCAGCTCGGCTGGGAGGTGATCGGCTTCCGTGACGGCTTCGAGGGACTGCTGCCGCCGGGAGATTACAAGGTGCTCAAGCCGAAGGATACCATCGGCATCCTCAAGCTGGGCGGCACCATCCTGGGAACCACCAACAAGGGCCACTTCGCCGCGAAGGTGGGGAAGGGGGATGTGGCGGAGGTTTCCGAAATGATCATCGCCAAGGCGAAGCGCACCATGGACCAGCTCGGCATCGAGGCGCTGGTCATCGTCGGCGGGGATGGATCTCTCACCACCGGCCTGCAACTTTACCGCGCCGGATGGCCCATCGTCGGTGTCCCGAAGACGATCGACAACGACCTCAGCGCGACGGCCATGACCTTCGGCTTTGACAGCGCCGTGACCAGCGTGGTGGACGGGCTGGACCGCCTGCATACCACCGCGGAGAGCCACAAGCGGGTGATGGTGCTGGAGGTGATGGGCCGGCACGCCGGATGGATCGCCCTTTGGGGTGGCATCGCCGGTGGCGCGAACGTGATCCTTCTGCCGGAGGTTCCCTTCAGCATGGAGAAGGTGGCGGATTTCATCAAACAGCGGGACGCCCAGGGCCACCACAGCACCTTGGTGGTGGTGGCGGAGGGCGCGAAACTCCCGGATGGCGACCTGGTGACTCTGAGCGGGAATGCCGGGGGCGAGATCCGTCTCGGCGGCATCGGCGAGTGCGTGGCGAAGCGCCTGGAGGCATTGACCGGTAAAGACACCCGTGCCTGCACGCTCGGCCATCTCCAGCGGGGTGGCGCGCCCACCGCGCTCGACCGGATCCTCGGCGTGCGCTTCGGCGTCATGGCGGTGAAGCTGGCGGAGGAAGGAGCCTTTGGCCGCATGGTCAGCTACCAAGCCTACCACGTCGACTCCGTGCCCATCGAGGAAGCGGTGAACAAGCTGCGTCTGGTGGAACCGGACGGCGAACTCGTCCAAGCGGCGAAGGCTGTCGGCATCTGCCTGGGAGACTGA
- a CDS encoding type II secretion system protein, whose protein sequence is MKTQPMVKKSGFTLLETVIAIGVLAVLLTGFMYVFGPAATGIRRALNVQEADRLASTLEREMTSVRDRESSKYGTGFEKGYDWIENSYNPREAIFVYQYRGDPSDQRPDGTLNAMPRAQGTPGKDYVVQPMARRLNDPLFAEDIKAIEGGLFLVKCLQLTYTGAKDELEAKPSSKGRITSPEGSGGGGVENYPEAVIAFAAEFYSMPAKSMDYLKSTPFSQIFESDSNPIFRRNLAVRR, encoded by the coding sequence ATGAAAACCCAACCTATGGTCAAAAAATCCGGCTTCACCTTGCTGGAAACCGTGATCGCCATCGGCGTGCTCGCCGTGCTGCTCACCGGCTTCATGTATGTCTTCGGCCCTGCGGCCACCGGTATCCGTCGTGCGCTCAACGTCCAGGAGGCCGACCGCCTGGCCTCCACGCTGGAGCGTGAGATGACCAGCGTCCGCGACAGGGAATCCTCCAAGTACGGGACCGGTTTTGAGAAGGGATACGACTGGATCGAGAACTCCTACAATCCCCGGGAAGCCATCTTTGTTTATCAATACCGTGGGGATCCGTCCGACCAGCGGCCGGATGGCACGCTGAATGCCATGCCCAGGGCCCAGGGCACCCCCGGCAAGGACTATGTGGTCCAGCCGATGGCACGCCGCTTGAACGACCCTCTCTTTGCGGAGGACATCAAAGCGATCGAAGGCGGCCTGTTCCTGGTGAAGTGTCTCCAGCTCACCTATACCGGCGCCAAGGATGAACTGGAGGCGAAGCCTTCCTCGAAAGGCCGCATCACCTCCCCGGAGGGGTCGGGTGGAGGAGGCGTGGAAAACTATCCTGAGGCGGTCATCGCATTCGCGGCGGAGTTTTACAGCATGCCCGCGAAGTCGATGGACTACCTGAAAAGCACGCCATTTTCCCAGATTTTCGAATCCGACTCAAATCCCATCTTCCGCCGGAACCTCGCCGTCCGCCGCTGA
- a CDS encoding cellulase family glycosylhydrolase codes for MRKGHPAGIMRAAAAGWLLFTFIAAACLPGASRADAAPGLKVSDGMLTMDGHPVRRMGVNYFDAFARVLDDEAKAAEYRAGFRKLKEHGIPFIRFNCGGFYPTNWEIHQKDPERYFRLLDRFVADAEESGIGLIPSFFWFFLTPPGISGEPLDAWGDEGSRTHAWMKKYVSEVVGRYHRSPAILAWEFGNEYNLAMDLPGGAANHKRWFHPSRGFPDAPRARDALRAADVGIALKVFGEAVRKSDPDRPIISGHAMPRSAAAHLERDGTWTADKEPEWTDALLRSHPSPIDTLSVHYYPFHKDDGTGITGKTHVEQLEVCLRASHASGKPLFVGEFGPAPDTDPATRLKETAAMIDEMVSLKVPLSAVWVFDFPHQDVSIPADGSGDAILRLVQAANERMK; via the coding sequence ATGCGGAAAGGACATCCAGCAGGCATCATGAGGGCGGCGGCAGCCGGATGGCTCCTGTTCACTTTCATCGCAGCGGCCTGCCTTCCGGGCGCCTCCCGGGCGGATGCCGCGCCCGGCCTGAAGGTGTCAGACGGAATGCTGACGATGGACGGCCATCCCGTCCGCCGGATGGGCGTGAACTATTTCGACGCCTTCGCCCGGGTGCTGGATGACGAGGCGAAAGCCGCGGAATACCGCGCGGGCTTCCGCAAGCTGAAGGAACACGGCATTCCTTTCATCCGCTTCAACTGCGGGGGCTTCTATCCGACGAACTGGGAGATCCACCAAAAAGATCCGGAACGGTATTTCCGGCTGCTGGACCGTTTCGTGGCGGATGCGGAGGAAAGCGGCATCGGCCTCATCCCCTCCTTCTTCTGGTTTTTCCTCACTCCGCCCGGCATCTCCGGCGAGCCGCTCGACGCGTGGGGGGATGAAGGCAGCCGGACCCATGCCTGGATGAAAAAATACGTCTCCGAAGTGGTGGGGCGCTACCATCGCTCACCAGCCATCCTGGCGTGGGAGTTCGGCAATGAATACAATCTCGCCATGGACCTGCCGGGAGGTGCCGCCAACCACAAGCGCTGGTTCCACCCCTCGCGGGGATTTCCCGATGCGCCGCGGGCGCGCGACGCCCTCCGGGCCGCCGATGTGGGGATCGCCCTCAAGGTGTTCGGCGAGGCGGTCAGAAAGTCGGATCCGGACAGGCCGATCATTTCCGGCCACGCCATGCCGCGCAGCGCGGCGGCGCATCTCGAACGCGATGGCACATGGACGGCTGACAAGGAGCCGGAGTGGACCGACGCCCTGTTGCGGAGCCACCCCTCCCCCATCGATACCCTTTCCGTCCACTACTATCCCTTCCACAAGGACGACGGCACAGGCATCACCGGGAAAACCCATGTGGAGCAACTGGAAGTGTGCCTGCGTGCCAGCCACGCCAGCGGCAAGCCGCTTTTCGTCGGTGAATTCGGACCCGCGCCGGATACGGACCCCGCCACCCGGCTGAAGGAAACGGCGGCGATGATCGACGAAATGGTGTCGCTGAAGGTGCCGCTGTCCGCGGTGTGGGTGTTCGACTTCCCGCATCAGGATGTCTCGATCCCGGCGGATGGTTCCGGGGATGCCATCCTCAGGCTGGTGCAGGCCGCGAACGAGCGGATGAAATAA
- a CDS encoding type II secretion system protein, whose translation MQFGSLKSSPSFRTRGFSLIELLAVIAIISILMTVAAIGVGGVLGGKGTGTGVATAEAVFDEARAAAVSKRTRSRVLVDVTDPKNRENYLRRIFVVYEEIDDSGLPEKDNWVVAGRALFLPDQTYFSRAYSTKDHSGAGGALDQMTLSNVNRTFQGEYLYYEFNGEGICATPGASFVIGAGARNPGEPKPVVTASTKRDFGGFVVWRNGRTSTFRSPEQMNLPSEVQNF comes from the coding sequence ATGCAATTTGGATCCCTGAAATCATCCCCGTCGTTCCGGACGCGGGGATTCTCGCTCATCGAACTCCTGGCGGTGATCGCCATCATCTCCATTTTGATGACCGTTGCGGCCATCGGTGTGGGCGGGGTGCTGGGGGGCAAAGGCACGGGGACTGGTGTGGCCACGGCTGAAGCTGTCTTTGATGAAGCCCGGGCCGCGGCGGTCAGCAAGCGGACCCGGTCACGGGTGTTGGTCGATGTCACCGATCCGAAGAACCGTGAGAACTACCTCCGCCGCATCTTCGTGGTTTATGAGGAAATTGATGACAGCGGTCTGCCGGAGAAGGACAACTGGGTGGTGGCCGGCCGCGCGCTGTTTCTTCCCGACCAAACCTATTTCAGCCGCGCCTACAGCACGAAGGATCACTCCGGTGCGGGCGGTGCGCTGGACCAGATGACCCTTTCCAACGTGAACCGCACGTTCCAGGGGGAATACCTCTACTACGAATTCAACGGCGAAGGGATCTGTGCCACTCCTGGAGCCAGCTTCGTCATCGGTGCCGGCGCCCGGAATCCGGGTGAGCCAAAGCCAGTGGTCACCGCCTCCACCAAGCGGGACTTCGGAGGCTTCGTCGTCTGGCGCAACGGCCGTACTTCGACCTTCCGCAGTCCCGAGCAGATGAATCTCCCCAGCGAAGTCCAAAATTTCTGA
- a CDS encoding PEP-CTERM sorting domain-containing protein, whose protein sequence is MKRTLLFVLPLSAALHVQAGTIYWDGSGGSPGGWATAANWSTAEGASSPDPTAAPGAGDDVVFNTSVHDVDTIVTTGIAISARSLTFNNTETTTIRSSSGTARNLLLGGGGITVDADAGLANLGGSSNTLSVRIEESQTWTNNSTSGNASSLRLHNAVSGPLTGTTPVTLTISNTSTGGTSFNNALNDGAGGGALKLVVDSSGSGFVTMSGGSYSGGLVILKGTVAVNSSVIAGAGSATLESGAGTTSTLRVNHAGAVTNNVISGGAGTNVLEFISTSGTLNGSVTLDHDLALGIRSAGATGLTINGDITGSGDLIKGQYQGGNSGQLTLAANVTTSGNILVNNGVLTLANTSSMTFRIGEDGVSNKIGGTGTVNLNGQIIFDLSMAAAEDGNTWLVVDAATENYGSGFSVQGFNQNGTDWTLGGYTFSQGTGVLTYLVPEPSSSLLLLGAGVVFSFRRSRREK, encoded by the coding sequence ATGAAACGAACCCTCCTTTTTGTCCTCCCGCTGAGCGCGGCCCTCCATGTCCAGGCCGGTACCATTTACTGGGATGGCTCGGGCGGATCACCCGGTGGCTGGGCGACAGCCGCAAACTGGTCCACCGCCGAGGGGGCCTCCTCTCCGGATCCCACGGCGGCTCCGGGAGCAGGGGACGATGTCGTCTTCAACACTTCCGTCCATGATGTGGACACGATCGTGACCACCGGCATCGCCATCTCCGCGAGGTCCCTCACCTTCAACAACACGGAGACCACCACCATCAGGTCATCCAGTGGCACCGCGCGCAACCTGCTGCTCGGGGGAGGCGGTATCACGGTGGATGCGGATGCAGGTCTGGCGAACCTGGGGGGATCCAGCAATACGCTGTCGGTGAGGATCGAGGAAAGCCAGACATGGACGAACAACTCCACCAGCGGGAACGCTTCCTCCCTGCGACTTCACAACGCGGTGTCGGGACCTTTGACGGGAACGACCCCGGTCACCCTCACCATCTCCAACACCAGCACGGGCGGGACGAGCTTCAACAACGCGCTGAACGATGGGGCCGGAGGCGGTGCGCTGAAGCTGGTGGTGGATTCCTCCGGTTCCGGCTTTGTCACCATGAGCGGTGGCAGCTACAGCGGTGGACTGGTCATCCTGAAGGGAACGGTGGCCGTGAACTCGAGCGTCATCGCCGGTGCCGGCAGTGCGACCTTGGAATCCGGGGCGGGGACAACCTCCACGCTAAGGGTGAACCACGCGGGCGCGGTGACGAACAACGTCATCTCCGGCGGTGCGGGGACCAACGTGCTGGAGTTCATCTCCACCAGCGGAACCCTGAATGGGAGTGTCACGCTGGACCATGACCTGGCCCTCGGCATCCGCAGCGCCGGAGCGACCGGTTTGACCATCAACGGTGACATCACCGGCAGCGGTGACCTCATCAAGGGGCAGTACCAGGGTGGTAACAGCGGCCAACTGACCTTGGCGGCGAATGTGACGACCTCGGGAAATATCCTGGTGAACAATGGTGTGCTCACTCTTGCCAATACCTCATCGATGACTTTCCGGATCGGTGAGGACGGGGTTTCCAACAAGATCGGCGGAACGGGCACCGTGAATCTCAACGGCCAGATCATTTTCGATCTCTCGATGGCCGCCGCGGAGGATGGCAATACCTGGCTGGTGGTGGACGCGGCAACGGAGAACTACGGCAGCGGTTTCTCCGTGCAGGGTTTCAACCAGAACGGAACGGACTGGACGCTGGGGGGCTACACCTTTTCCCAAGGGACCGGTGTGTTGACCTACCTGGTGCCGGAACCATCTTCATCACTGCTACTGCTGGGAGCCGGTGTGGTGTTTTCCTTCCGCCGTTCCCGCAGGGAAAAGTAA
- a CDS encoding Lrp/AsnC family transcriptional regulator: MSSDPLLQVLRHKARFSDQELADLLSMSPEAVAAQIAGWEKDGTILGYHAVVDTEQAGDTSVSAFIEVKVTPERGGGFDRLALRISRFDQVVSCYLASGGYDLMVVVDGADLREVALFVSEKLSTLDGVISTATHFRLKTYKENGFLFEKNTSTERLAVSP; encoded by the coding sequence ATGTCCTCCGATCCGCTTCTCCAGGTTCTCCGCCACAAGGCCCGCTTCTCCGACCAGGAACTCGCGGACCTGCTGTCCATGTCGCCGGAGGCCGTCGCGGCGCAGATCGCCGGTTGGGAGAAGGACGGCACCATCCTCGGCTACCATGCCGTGGTCGATACCGAGCAGGCTGGCGACACCTCCGTTTCCGCCTTCATCGAGGTGAAGGTCACGCCGGAGCGCGGCGGCGGCTTCGACCGTCTTGCCCTGCGGATCTCCCGTTTCGACCAGGTGGTTTCCTGCTACTTGGCGAGCGGCGGCTATGACCTGATGGTGGTGGTGGACGGAGCGGATCTGCGCGAAGTCGCCCTTTTCGTTTCGGAGAAGCTCAGCACGCTGGACGGTGTGATCTCCACGGCCACCCATTTCCGCCTGAAAACCTACAAGGAAAACGGCTTCCTGTTCGAGAAGAACACCTCCACCGAGAGGCTGGCCGTCAGTCCTTGA